One window of the Esox lucius isolate fEsoLuc1 chromosome 8, fEsoLuc1.pri, whole genome shotgun sequence genome contains the following:
- the LOC105025370 gene encoding protein ANKUB1 — protein sequence MRVFIVFDGSCEPFDVSPDQTVGAVKLMVKNYFHVQLSHDNQLRHSMELSCAGALLQDSWVLTDVGIAPSSVIRCWLKEEQTQVVRVFSGVTGETLSVTGSVFLLSASVARLKTLVSQLCGLPVGSFRLSSPAGRQLFDLNQLRDYSIDVGATLRLDTWDGWAEFLRGCFHGHQLIVQQHLSKERPEMRFQLRVALYIAASLGHLVLASWLLERGVCADEPVGVHPHREWCHRMAHPDAAKCPAVVAAENGQLLILKLFINASVLTLACRDPRGRDPLKIALRHGHRECVRHLATKLCSVVALPGLALPMRTYIQVKLWVRRGQGRVASRYCLGLRTPFRTRVGDTVLVDGFSPPTMSSKPQREEAKTGPRVTSKACQPLTSVNGPPGVSCLSPALASQDASLRWPKLQPVATGDGRERRRRKKKEYGGRVWKVGETEGQNSNQWMSRVPLPPISRDTNPRPLFITSSPNSSQILTSSMEFFSRHCGRTPRENAIYCLSLASAFTERSWLRQLDVARTLARRSVQNMGLTPGSG from the exons ATGAGGGTCTTCATCGTTTTTGACGGTTCCTGCGAGCCCTTTGACGTCTCTCCGGACCAAACCGTGGGTGCCGTAAAACTGATGGTCAAG AATTACTTCCACGTGCAACTGTCACACGACAACCAGTTGAGGCACTCCATGGAGCTGAGCTGCGCTGGCGCCCTCCTTCAGGACAGCTGGGTTCTGACTGATGTTGGCATCGCTCCCAGCAGCGTCATCCGCTGTTGGCTAAAG GAGGAACAAACGCAGGTGGTGCGAGTTTTCAGTGGTGTGACGGGGGAGACCCTCTCAGTCACGGGTTCGGTGTTTCTCCTGAGCGCCTCGGTGGCTCGTCTCAAAACCTTAGTGTCCCAACTGTGTGGCCTCCCCGTCGGCTCCTTCAGACTGAGCTCTCCCGCCGGTCGGCAGCTCTTCGACCTCAACCAGCTCCGCGACTATTCAATTGACGTGG GCGCTACTCTGCGGTTGGACACCTGGGATGGGTGGGCGGAGTTCCTGCGAGGCTGTTTCCACGGACACCAACTGATCGTCCAGCAACACTTGTCTAAGGAGAGACCTGAGATGAG GTTCCAGCTGCGGGTGGCGCTCTACATCGCTGCGTCTCTGGGCCACCTGGTCCTGGCCAGCTGGCTGCTGGAGCGGGGGGTGTGTGCCGACGAACCGGTGGGGGTCCACCCTCACCGCGAGTGGTGCCACCGCATGGCCCACCCCGATGCCGCCAAGTGTCCCGCCGTCGTAGCGGCAGAGAATGGCCAGCTACTCATCCTCAAACTCTTCATTAACGCCAGTGTCCTGACCCTGGCCTGCCGGGATCCCCGGGGCCGCGACCCGCTGAAGATTGCCCTCCGCCACGGCCACAGGGAGTGCGTGCGTCACCTGGCAACCAAGCTGTGCTCTGTGGTGGCCCTCCCAGGTCTGGCCCTCCCCATGCGGACATACATCCAGGTGAAGCTCTGGGTGAGGCGGGGGCAGGGGAGGGTGGCGTCCAGGTACTGCCTGGGCctcaggactccattcaggacCAGGGTAGGTGACACGGTCCTGGTGGACGGTTTCAGCCCCCCCACGATGTCCTCTAAGCCCCAGAGGGAGGAGGCAAAGACAGGTCCCAGGGTCACATCCAAAGCCTGccaacctctgacctctgtcaACGGCCCTCCTGGTGTATCCTGTCTGTCCCCTGCCCTGGCATCCCAGGATGCATCTCTACGATGGCCAAAGCTACAACCTGTGGCCACTGGggatggaagagagaggaggagaaggaagaagaaggaatATGGAGGGAGGGTATGGAAGGTGGGTGAGACTGAAGGTCAGAACAGCAACCAATGGATGAGCAGAGTCCCGCTCCCGCCCATCTCCCGAGACACCAATCCGAGACCTTTGTTTATCACCTcttcaccaaactcctcccagatCCTCACCAGCTCGATGGAGTTCTTTTCACGGCACTGTGGCCGGACACCCAGAGAAAATGCCATATATTGTTTGTCCTTAGCCAG CGCCTTCACAGAGAGATCATGGCTACGGCAGCTTGATGTAGCGCGGACTCTGGCCAGGAGGAGTGTACAGAACATGGGGTTGACACCAGGGTCGGgctga